One window of Oryza brachyantha chromosome 12, ObraRS2, whole genome shotgun sequence genomic DNA carries:
- the LOC102718129 gene encoding CBL-interacting protein kinase 32-like, which yields MSTTKVKRRVGKYELGRTIGEGTFAKVKFARDTETGDPVAIKILDKEKVLKHKMVEQIKREISTMKLIKHPNVVRIYEVMGSKTKIYIVLEYVTGGELFDTIVNHGRMREDEARRYFQQLINAVDYCHSRGVYHRDLKPENLLLDSYGNLKVSDFGLSALSQQIKDDGLLHTTCGTPNYVAPEVLEDQGYDGAMADLWSCGVILFVLLAGYLPFEDSNLMTLYKKISNAEFTFPPWISFPAKRLLTRILDPNPMTRITIPEILEDEWFKKGYKRPEFDEKYDTTLDDVDAVFNDSEEHHVTEKKEPEALNAFELISMSAGLNLGNLFDSEREFKRETRFASKCPPKEIVRKIEEAAKPLGFDVQKKNYKLRLEKVKAGRKGNLNVATEILQVAPSLHMVEVRKAKGDTLEFHKFYKNLSNTLKDVVWKSDDLQSQPA from the exons ATGAGTACAACCAAAGTGAAGAGACGTGTGGGCAAGTATGAGCTAGGCAGAACCATTGGAGAGGGCACATTCGCGAAGGTCAAATTTGCAAGGGATACTGAGACCGGTGATCCGGTAGCCATTAAGATCCTAGACAAGGAGAAGGTTCTCAAGCATAAGATGGTCGAGCAG ATTAAGAGGGAAATTTCGACGATGAAGTTGATTAAGCACCCAAATGTTGTCCGCATATATGAG GTGATGGGAAGCAAGACTAAGATCTACATTGTTTTAGAATATGTTACGGGTGGCGAGCTCTTTGATACAATT GTTAACCATGGTCGTATGAGAGAAGATGAGGCAAGAAGGTACTtccaacaattaattaatgctgTTGATTATTGTCATAGCAGGGGCGTGTACCACAGGGACTTAAAA CCAGAAAATTTACtgctagattcatatggtAATCTGAAGGTATCTGATTTTGGGCTGAGTGCACTATCTCAGCAAATTAAG GATGATGGTTTGCTGCACACAACCTGCGGGACTCCAAACTATGTTGCACCAGAG GTCCTTGAAGATCAAGGATATGATGGAGCAATGGCAGATTTGTGGTCATGTGGAGTTATCCTGTTTGTGCTGCTAGCAGGGTATTTGCCTTTTGAGGACTCTAATCTTATGACGTTGTATAAGAAA ATATCAAATGCAGAGTTTACGTTTCCACCTTGGATATCTTTTCCTGCCAAGAGGTTGTTAACAAGAATCCTTGATCCAAATCCAATGACG AGAATAACAATTCCAGAAATATTAGAGGATGAGTGGTTCAAAAAGGGCTACAAACGCCCAGAGTTTGACGAAAAATATGACACAACATTGGATGATGTTGATGCTGTCTTCAATGACTCAGAA GAGCACCACGTGACAGAAaagaaagaaccagaagctcTCAATGCATTTGAACTGATTTCAATGTCAGCAGGCCTCAATCTTGGAAATTTATTTGACTCAGAGCGG GAATTCAAAAGAGAAACAAGGTTCGCATCAAAATGTCCACCGAAAGAAATTGTGCGCAAGATCGAGGAAGCCGCAAAACCTCTAGGATTTGATGTTCagaagaaaaattacaag TTAAGGCTGGAAAAGGTAAAAGCAGGGAGAAAAGGAAATCTGAATGTTGCTACTGAG ATACTGCAGGTTGCACCATCTCTTCATATGGTTGAAGTACGAAAAGCAAAAGGCGACACCCTAGAGTTTCATAAG TTTTACAAAAACCTTTCCAACACCTTGAAGGATGTGGTTTGGAAATCAGATGATCTGCAAAGTCAACCTGCCTAG